AATTACCATTTTGGTTTTTCTACTTAACTCCAAAGGTGGGCTCTGACTAATCTGCATGGGCTTGATGGTACAGTACCAGCACAAGCTACCGGCTCCCTACCACCAAATAAGCCTTGCTCTTCCACCTCCCCTCATTTTGAACCCTGAACCTTATAGAATTAGAAACACTGTATAAAGACAAAcagataaaggataaaaatattatgaataaatagCTAAAATTATCTTCCCTCCCCCAATCACTCCTAAGAATCAGACACCAAACATTACTTGTGTCCAAAATGACCAAAGTCCTTCATTTGCCCATGCCTCAAATGGACAACTATCCAAACAAAGTGAACAACCTTCATGCAAATGCATCAAGGAATGtattgctttttcatttgctGCCCAGCCCTTCAAATACATGCACTAAAATGAGTTAAAACATGgcctaaaaatggaaaaagggagaaaaaaatatatatgaatatttccCACAAAACTGTTTCCCACCCTTCCGTCTCCTTatgccccacccaccccctccctttcATAAGcaagtattttaacttttttttttctggcaaaagaaaaagtgattctTGGTAACCAGAATCAAGCCCTATGGTCTCTTTAGTTGGGTCTGACTATGCCTTTCTAAATTCACCCAGCTCAGTGTCAAAACCATGCCATTTAAGATTCTTACACACAAAATCAGACCTGCCTGACTCACCCCTTATGGTAGTTTGCCTATAAACTTATTAGTTTTTCTCTGgccatttttgtcttaaaaagtaAGGTTCCTAATTGCCAATCAGGGCCACATCCATAAGATCGTCATCTTCCTCCCCAATCATAAAGTCAGGGCTGAGCCTTGAGGGCCTGTCTGTAGATAGAATTGTGTTACTTGTCATAGACAAGGACTGGTCTGAAGAGATCGGTGATTTAGACCAACTCTCTGGCTTGAGGCTATGAGATTTTTTCTTGTCTCGGTCTTTGTCCCGGTCCCGGTCTCGGTCTCGAtctttgtcttttactttcttcttttcttttttgtgcttcTTATGCTTTTCTGTGCTGTATTCTGGAAGTGGTCGGATACCATCATCTGAGCTGGGACTGTTCTGATAAGATTTCTCTGCTATGGAGGAGCCTGACTCACTTTCACTGTCCAGATTCTGGGGGGTATATGCTGGTGACTTACTATGGCTAGGAGAGCCACGCTCATGCTTTGGAGTGGAACCACTGATGAGTGGAGAGCCATAGTTTTTGGAAGAGGCCATCTGAGGCCTGAGCCCTTCTCCACTACTTTCCCCAGGTTTCTGCAGAGTCACTTTGGCTTTAATGCTGGGGGAACCCCCATCATGCTTGCTGATGATAATTTTTGCCACACCTGTGCTCCCCACATTTTTTGACTCTGAGGTCTTCTTAGACGAATCCACTGAACCCCCCGAGGTGGAAACCTtggatttttctttatcacttttcTCACGCTTCCCCTGGAACTCTCCTCCGGACATGTTATGTTTGGAGGACATAGGATGGCTAGAAGAATTTGTGCTCACCCCCATCTGGCCATCCATTGGGTCTTCACCTCCAGGGCCACTGGTGACAACTCCATGCTTCAGTTTATCTATGACAGCTGTTAAGGACGGCTTCTTATTTCTGCTGGGGGATTTCCCTTTGGAACTCCCATGCTGGTTCTGAGAGGAGGACATGGAAGAGCCacttgaggaaaaggaagaggaagatgctGTACAAGAATTAGATGATGGGGGAGTTTTCTGAGACAATGAGCCTGAGGATCCTAACCCTGAAGATGACTTCATGCCAGTTCCTGAACTAGTTCCAGACAAATGAGAACCACCAGAACCTGAACTGATGGGGGACTTGGCTTTAGAGGATGGGGGAGTCCCAGGGACAGGCTTCATTGGAGAGGCAAGCTTATCAGAGCCTCCAGGTGGCCTTGAATGAGAAGGGGATATGTTTGGTTTACTTAAAGAGGGATTCATAAGTGAAGATGGCTTCCCTTGAGGTTTCATTTTAGTGCTGCTGGAGCCACTGCTCAGTCCATGCTTGGTAATGGGAGAGGAGCCTGGCTTCCCCCCAGACTGGGATGAATTTTTAGACTGGCTAGATCCAGAAGACCCTTGGCTAGAATATACACTGCTACTTAACTTGGAACTTGAAGAACCTTCTGATTTACTACTTTTCATCTTGCCTGAGTTGgaagcagaagaggaggaagaagaggaggaagaatggcTATGGTGGCTTTTACTGCctgaggaagacacagagccaCTGCTGGTATACTGACTGTGGGAGGAGGGCTTGCCCACCATCACCGTGCCTTTAGGAATCTGAATAGTGATCTTGGGAATAGGTGGTGTGGCAACACCTGGGGGAGTCTGTGATCTTCCTGAACTGCCTGGAGATTTGGATCCACCTGTACTGGTAGGTGGGGTGAATGGTCGGTTAGAAGAACTGTGAGATGGAGACTTTCCCTCAGTGTCTGCCTTCTTTCGCTTTGGAGGCTTATCTTTGCTTTTGCCATCATTAGAAGGGGTCCGGCTGCGCTTCCCTGGTTTGCTATCTAATCCTGGCCCTGACAAACTACTATTACTGCTGCCATTGCCTTCTTTTCCTCGCTTTTGAgtcttttctttccctaaatcCCCAGTACTCAATAAAGGACTTTGGCTACCACTGTGATGCTCCATGAGATCTGTAGGACCCAAAGCCTTACCAGCCACTGCTATAATACTGAAATCAACTGTGTCAGCTTGGCTATTTCCTTTAAACTTAGTCTCCCCATTATCACCTCCAAGCATTGGCACCCCCAAAGTATTAAGTGCCTGAGATGCAAATCCTTTGAAGTCATCATTATCACCGCTTTGGCTACTTTCATcaaaatattcttctccaaaacCACTTTGGCTCTGGCTGTTCAACAAATCAGGATTAAAATCTACtccatcaggaaaaaaatgattagtAGGAGAGTCACTACTGGGGCTTCCAGCAGCATCTGCAATTAGGTCAGCTGGATCTGTGTAtggattttcattattattgGTTTGAAAGACATCAGGGTCAAAGAGGGCACTCTGAGAATGCCCAGAGCTTGAAGAATCTCGAACAGGGGTGCCAATGGGTGGGCAATCGTCACTAGTGCTGGGAAGCTTAGAGGCTTCTTCCGCAATGTCTGAAAGGATATCAGTTACATCTGGGCCAATGCTGTCTGAACTGGATAGCCGGACCATCCTTTGAATACTGGGCTGAGGGTGAGGTACCGGTTGTGGGTAAGTTGTTGGGGGAGTACTGCACTGGCTTGGAGCTGGAGTGATGTGTGGTGTATCCAGCGTGTCTGCTGTCATGTTGACATCAAAGATAGGGTTCTGTGAGTCAACATCCATTGAAAATAGCTCCCTCTGAAAGTCATCTTCAGTCTGGTGCTTGGGTTTGTCAGGTGGTAATCTTGATGacttcttcttctttgtcttgTTGCTTCCCGGGCATATTTCCATCCGGGGTGAGCCGGAAGAAGAGTTCTGCCTTTCTAAAGGGCTGCTTCCATAAAGGGTTGAGAAATCCTGGGCAGGATTATCTTTAAGAAGGTTCATGAGCATCGGGTGGTTCTTGGTGTTGCCGGCCATCGAAGAGACAGGTGGCGGCGTGTGATGAGGAGGGGTCGGACTCGAGCCAATGGTAGACCCCCCGTTCCCTGTGATTTGCAACAAACTGGTAAGAATTGGGTTCTGAGACACCTTGCTGAAGTCCTCCCCATGGCCCACCGACTCATGCCGATCTTTGATGCTCATGCTCATATTAAACAAGGTGGTAATGGGACCCCCCGGAAAGGTGTTGGTTGGTGTAGTGGTACCACTCATTGGGTTGTTGCCTGTGGTCATGCCATACCCTGGGCTGCTAGCCGGGGGCAGGTTCTTTTTCACCATGTCTTCAACTGTCTCTGCAATGAGGGACAGTGCTGGGGTGTCGGCCTGAATGGTTTCAGCTTTCCTCCGAATAGCCCTCATCGTCACAGGGATGGACATACATCTATAAGAGAAGATGGAAAAAACAAAGTCAGCAATGAACTAGCTGctgaatgaaaacaatttttgtttgggaaaacaggTTTTAATTCTACCTGAGATTCAGACATGCCATCAGAAGTTTGCAGAAAGCAATTTTCAGGTAAGGCAAATAACCCGAAAGGCAGGAGTAGTTCTATAAAATACCAGAGCTTTGAGCAAATTCATTCTAAAAAGAATCTGgcggtgcctaggtggctcagttgattaagcacccaactcttgatttcggctcaggtcatgacctcacagttcatgagactgagccctgccaACAGGCTCTCCACTAACTGCacatagcctgcttaagatgctctctctgtccctccgccgcTCACTTGcaaactctttctcaaaataaactttataaaataagaatctgTATTAGTAAGCAATCTCAACCGCTTCTGAAGCActaccaaaaaccaaacaaccagaGTCCAAATTAGATATcatactgaatgaaaaaaaaaccaataatgaACTCAGtaaaaagtgccctccttttGGGCTTCACATGTGATTAATGAGATTGCTGTTTATCTTACCTAATGAATCACTAGAAAAATCTCTTGACTTATCAAGTTCTAAGTTTTAATAGCTTAGATCATCCCAAATCTATACTGTGAAAAATCCTATTATTGgcataaaatcttatttattttaaagtagtttttacTTTACagataaatttatttgtttatttattattgagacagaaagaaacagagcatgagtggggggaggggcagagagaggaagacagaatctgaagcaggctccaggatctgaactgtcagcacagagcctgacacaggactctgacccacaaaccatgagatcatgactgagctgaagtcagacacaacggactgagccacccaggagcccctataaacatatttttgaaaacgCTTTGTTCTAGAACATTTTAACAACCTTTCTTATAAGATTAGATATAATATTTGAGGCTTTTGAAGATCATACAGCTTCTGTCCAACTATTCTGCCATCTGAACTTAAAAGGCACCacagacaatatataaatgaacagacatggctgtgttccaataagaTTTACTTACAAAGCAGGCCACAAGTACCTActccagaaaaatctcaaaattacATATTAATGTTTCTGGGAATCTGACTGGCTTAAGTATCTCCCCACATGCCACCATTTAATATATAACatgttaaaaattgaaatagaagatAAGTGAAAAAAACCTATATGTTATTTCAGCTCTCCCCCTCCTAAAGGAACCCTAATACTGGGCCTAAAACTACCTATCTTACTTCCTAATACtctcataatatttaaaaaaccaaagctCACATTGCTTTTGAATCCCAAAGCAGAGAAAGGTGAATTCAAACCAGTGACCAAATGCTCTCCTCCTAAATTTCCAGTTCAATCTAATACTGAGAAGAACATTCCTTATACACCTCCTAATGCGACTCTGAAAGGAAAAGGGCCAGTGCTACCTTTGAACAACTTTGGCAATGAAGTCATCTGTGCAGATGAGTGCATCTGACAGCCCCTTGTACAGTTTACAGCTCACATGTGTTGAGTCCTGCACATCCATAACCactgaaagacaaaatatatagGAGGTATTTGAGAGACACTCAgcttctgatttttcaaaaagaagataaagggaCCAAACCACTGCCCTAAGAGAAGTAACAGCCCCTTTGCTACTCACCACACACCAGGGAGTCATTCACAGGATGCTGAAAAGATACACTGAAACGGGACTCTGAGAGGGGACACACCTCAAACTGGAGGAGCCCAGgagaatctaaaaagcaaagaatcataaaataatcAACTAAATACTAGATGCAAGTAAATATTAATCCCGAAGTATACAGAATGAAATTCTGTCTCCTGAGAAATTAATccggtacatttttttttacacacaAAACTTACTATATCATTCACAGGTGATAGAAGGTATCAGATTCCAAGG
The genomic region above belongs to Suricata suricatta isolate VVHF042 chromosome 17, meerkat_22Aug2017_6uvM2_HiC, whole genome shotgun sequence and contains:
- the MED1 gene encoding mediator of RNA polymerase II transcription subunit 1 isoform X1, whose translation is MKAQGETEESEKLSKMSSLLERLHAKFNQNRPWSETIKLVRQVMEKRVVMSSGGHQHLVSCLETLQKALKVTSLPAMTDRLESIARQNGLGSHLSASGTECYITSDMFYVEVQLDPAGQLCDVKVAHHGENPVSCPELVQQLREKNFDEFSKHLKGLVNLYNLPGDNKLKTKMYLALQSLEQDLSKMAVMYWKATNAGPLDKILHGSVGYLTPRSGGHLMNLKYYASPSDLLDDKTTSPIILHENNVPRSLGMNASVTIEGTSAMYKLPIAPLIMGSHPADNKWTPSFSSITSANSVDLPACFFLKFPQPIPVSRAFVQKLQNCTGIPLFETQPTYVPLYELITQFELSKDPDPIPLNHNMRFYAALPGQQHCYFLNKDAPLPDGRSLQGTLVSKITFQHPGRVPLILNLIRHQVAYNTLIGSCVKRTILKEDSPGLLQFEVCPLSESRFSVSFQHPVNDSLVCVVMDVQDSTHVSCKLYKGLSDALICTDDFIAKVVQRCMSIPVTMRAIRRKAETIQADTPALSLIAETVEDMVKKNLPPASSPGYGMTTGNNPMSGTTTPTNTFPGGPITTLFNMSMSIKDRHESVGHGEDFSKVSQNPILTSLLQITGNGGSTIGSSPTPPHHTPPPVSSMAGNTKNHPMLMNLLKDNPAQDFSTLYGSSPLERQNSSSGSPRMEICPGSNKTKKKKSSRLPPDKPKHQTEDDFQRELFSMDVDSQNPIFDVNMTADTLDTPHITPAPSQCSTPPTTYPQPVPHPQPSIQRMVRLSSSDSIGPDVTDILSDIAEEASKLPSTSDDCPPIGTPVRDSSSSGHSQSALFDPDVFQTNNNENPYTDPADLIADAAGSPSSDSPTNHFFPDGVDFNPDLLNSQSQSGFGEEYFDESSQSGDNDDFKGFASQALNTLGVPMLGGDNGETKFKGNSQADTVDFSIIAVAGKALGPTDLMEHHSGSQSPLLSTGDLGKEKTQKRGKEGNGSSNSSLSGPGLDSKPGKRSRTPSNDGKSKDKPPKRKKADTEGKSPSHSSSNRPFTPPTSTGGSKSPGSSGRSQTPPGVATPPIPKITIQIPKGTVMVGKPSSHSQYTSSGSVSSSGSKSHHSHSSSSSSSSSASNSGKMKSSKSEGSSSSKLSSSVYSSQGSSGSSQSKNSSQSGGKPGSSPITKHGLSSGSSSTKMKPQGKPSSLMNPSLSKPNISPSHSRPPGGSDKLASPMKPVPGTPPSSKAKSPISSGSGGSHLSGTSSGTGMKSSSGLGSSGSLSQKTPPSSNSCTASSSSFSSSGSSMSSSQNQHGSSKGKSPSRNKKPSLTAVIDKLKHGVVTSGPGGEDPMDGQMGVSTNSSSHPMSSKHNMSGGEFQGKREKSDKEKSKVSTSGGSVDSSKKTSESKNVGSTGVAKIIISKHDGGSPSIKAKVTLQKPGESSGEGLRPQMASSKNYGSPLISGSTPKHERGSPSHSKSPAYTPQNLDSESESGSSIAEKSYQNSPSSDDGIRPLPEYSTEKHKKHKKEKKKVKDKDRDRDRDRDKDRDKKKSHSLKPESWSKSPISSDQSLSMTSNTILSTDRPSRLSPDFMIGEEDDDLMDVALIGN
- the MED1 gene encoding mediator of RNA polymerase II transcription subunit 1 isoform X2, whose protein sequence is MYLALQSLEQDLSKMAVMYWKATNAGPLDKILHGSVGYLTPRSGGHLMNLKYYASPSDLLDDKTTSPIILHENNVPRSLGMNASVTIEGTSAMYKLPIAPLIMGSHPADNKWTPSFSSITSANSVDLPACFFLKFPQPIPVSRAFVQKLQNCTGIPLFETQPTYVPLYELITQFELSKDPDPIPLNHNMRFYAALPGQQHCYFLNKDAPLPDGRSLQGTLVSKITFQHPGRVPLILNLIRHQVAYNTLIGSCVKRTILKEDSPGLLQFEVCPLSESRFSVSFQHPVNDSLVCVVMDVQDSTHVSCKLYKGLSDALICTDDFIAKVVQRCMSIPVTMRAIRRKAETIQADTPALSLIAETVEDMVKKNLPPASSPGYGMTTGNNPMSGTTTPTNTFPGGPITTLFNMSMSIKDRHESVGHGEDFSKVSQNPILTSLLQITGNGGSTIGSSPTPPHHTPPPVSSMAGNTKNHPMLMNLLKDNPAQDFSTLYGSSPLERQNSSSGSPRMEICPGSNKTKKKKSSRLPPDKPKHQTEDDFQRELFSMDVDSQNPIFDVNMTADTLDTPHITPAPSQCSTPPTTYPQPVPHPQPSIQRMVRLSSSDSIGPDVTDILSDIAEEASKLPSTSDDCPPIGTPVRDSSSSGHSQSALFDPDVFQTNNNENPYTDPADLIADAAGSPSSDSPTNHFFPDGVDFNPDLLNSQSQSGFGEEYFDESSQSGDNDDFKGFASQALNTLGVPMLGGDNGETKFKGNSQADTVDFSIIAVAGKALGPTDLMEHHSGSQSPLLSTGDLGKEKTQKRGKEGNGSSNSSLSGPGLDSKPGKRSRTPSNDGKSKDKPPKRKKADTEGKSPSHSSSNRPFTPPTSTGGSKSPGSSGRSQTPPGVATPPIPKITIQIPKGTVMVGKPSSHSQYTSSGSVSSSGSKSHHSHSSSSSSSSSASNSGKMKSSKSEGSSSSKLSSSVYSSQGSSGSSQSKNSSQSGGKPGSSPITKHGLSSGSSSTKMKPQGKPSSLMNPSLSKPNISPSHSRPPGGSDKLASPMKPVPGTPPSSKAKSPISSGSGGSHLSGTSSGTGMKSSSGLGSSGSLSQKTPPSSNSCTASSSSFSSSGSSMSSSQNQHGSSKGKSPSRNKKPSLTAVIDKLKHGVVTSGPGGEDPMDGQMGVSTNSSSHPMSSKHNMSGGEFQGKREKSDKEKSKVSTSGGSVDSSKKTSESKNVGSTGVAKIIISKHDGGSPSIKAKVTLQKPGESSGEGLRPQMASSKNYGSPLISGSTPKHERGSPSHSKSPAYTPQNLDSESESGSSIAEKSYQNSPSSDDGIRPLPEYSTEKHKKHKKEKKKVKDKDRDRDRDRDKDRDKKKSHSLKPESWSKSPISSDQSLSMTSNTILSTDRPSRLSPDFMIGEEDDDLMDVALIGN